The stretch of DNA atgtaaaaattaGATTTATTGGAAAATCAAGATTTGAATATGATGGGCCTAGATCCTCGAAAGAAGTTTGAAGAtggaagacatgtaaatattgaaattttATGTAATATTGCATTTGAATCCCTACATTTACCTAAGTTCTAGACATTGATCCATATATGGCACATATGGTTCTATTAGCTCTCAGTTATCAATCATCTGTTATTATTTGTGATGTatgtgatattttatgaataatcaatatatgcattattattaatataataacaaaaatTGCATAAATCTGGCAAATGGACAAACAAACATGTCACAAGTTATTAAAATTATGATGTGATAAAGTTTAAAAAAtgaaatccctcattttggataagattcaaaatttaaatcaagctcataaaaaaatttaaaagaatgtttaatACTTCATTGTCTTCTATCAACGGTGGTAGCACTATGAATGCTACATGCGGTCAGTGTCTAACTCATAAAATTGGGGAGGACCGAACACCGAAAAGTTGTGACTTCCACTGACATatttgatgtgaactacgtagaactcccatgacttcggctcattaAATTGAGGGATTTTGTGGCGATCATCCATTAAGGCTCGACATTGATGTGTCGGACTTGACGGATGAAGAGAAAGGGGGTCATATTATTGGAACCTCATTAAATGTGAGATTAAATTACGTGAGGATTGCAAGAAGTTGCAATTGAGCTCTACCTTTTGGAAATTGTGATTGACTGATATTATTCGAAATCATGATTTAGTAATTGGGCCTTGCATACTCACTAAGAAAATTGGATTTTCCGATTTTCATCAGAGAGTTGTGAAAATGTCAAATAATGGGAgaaaatttgtaaaaataaaagtCCATATTTTAGGTATTGCAAAAATATCTTAAAATAGTCAgtaacatttattttattttcattccAGTATATTTGCGGTGTCATCTCGAAATCCATTATCCATCATTCTCGATCAAAATAAGTTAATTAGACCTCATTATCACGACTGGATaaggaatttaattttttttttaaatttcgaaaAGATAGCACATGTGCTCAAGAAAGCTCCTCCAAAAAAGGCAGCTACCAATGCCCCTGTTGAGGAATTGGCCAAGATCGATAAATGGTCGaaccatgatcttcaagctaagaGCTATATGCTATGTCAAACGAGCTGCAGAGGTGGtttgagaaaggtgtaaatgcTGATGACATTGATGGTCACCTACAAGAGTTGTACATTGAACCAAAGCGTCCACTTAGGCACGTTACTACCAAGGAGCTCATGAAATCATGCTTGCGAGAAAGGGCCTCGCTCCATGAGAATGGCGTGAGGATGATTGGGCTTATTGAAAATTTAGTGGGCTTGGACCTTGGTATCCCCAATAAATTGTCCACGAATATTCTATTGCTGTCACTTTCATCGACGTTTGATGAGTTTCTGgggaacttcaatatgaacaagttgGAGGACATCCGTAGAGTTGGTCAATATGTTGACTAGTTATGAAGCCACCATCAAGAAGGAAAAACACGTTTTCTTCGTGGGTTATTCGCTTGGGACAAAGAAAGAGCCAAAACATAAGGGTAAGAAGCATTCTCGTCCTTCCAATAAAAACAAACCGGGTAAGAAGCAGGCTACAAACACTTCTAAAGGGCTTGAAGTGCCTAGAAAGGTAGAAGTCGCTTGCTTCTACTGCAAGAAGCCAGGGCACTAGAAGTTCAATTGCAAGGactatcttgcccagaagggttctgacaatggtatgttttatattaaaataatgcatcaaCTAATTCAACTCTGGATGTGGTTCTCATCTATCCAATAATTTGCAGGCGATgacaagaagtagaaggctGCAGGAAGGTAAGAACTTCTCGAGGAtgagcaatggagcaagggttgctgcacTGGCTATTGGAGACACTTATTTAATGTTAACCAATACTTCTAAgttttttaagagatgttttgtttgtctTATACTtagttaaaaacattatttctgtttatatgcttga from Primulina eburnea isolate SZY01 chromosome 6, ASM2296580v1, whole genome shotgun sequence encodes:
- the LOC140835433 gene encoding uncharacterized protein, with product MSNELQRWFEKGVNADDIDGHLQELYIEPKRPLRHVTTKELMKSCLRERASLHENGVRMIGLIENLVGLDLGIPNKLSTNILLLSLSSTFDEFLGNFNMNKLEDIRRVGQYVD